The Chryseobacterium sp. LJ668 genome segment GAAGAATTCTATAGCAAACTCAACAGTATCACACCATTAACAACTGTGGTAGAAGAAAATACTGCAGAATTGAGTGAAGAAGATAAAAACTTCTGCAAAGAATTGGTTTTGTGGGCACTGACGATTAGCAAAAAATTAGATAAATCTGAGAATTCAACTGCATATACTTTTGACTCTGCAGAGATCGGTCAATATTTACGAAATTAAATTTGGTTTACTCAGATTATTATAAGTGAAATCCTCTGAACATTTTCAGGGGATTTCACTATTATATCAATCTTCCAAAGCATACACCGCAAAACTTGCCAACCAATGATCTCCACCATAATTTCCCTGAAATAATAATGGAAGTCCGTTATTTAAAAATATTGTTGCGGTTTTTAAGAATCTCTTTTTTAAAGGATGAGTATCGGGAAGAGATTTGGCAATCCCTTTCATACACCACGCTTTTGTAAATGATAAACCTACCAGGTGTACAGTCTGATAATCGCTTAGATCACTTACAACCGGGATTTTTTCAATATTTTCTAAGCTTCTCTTTTCATAGAAATTGTCAAGCCATTTTTCGAACTCTTTCTGCGGAAGCACTCTCCTCATCAAATCTGCAATTTCCAGGCTCGGTGAAAAAAAATCTGAACCGTCCGGCTCAAGATATGCGGGAGTTTTTATATTATTTAAATAGAAATATTTTGCTTTTTCGATTAGCTGATTTTCAAAATCTTTATCACCTTTAGCTCTTGCCCAATCCAAAGCAAAAACCATTGCAAATGCAGTGTTGGGATGAACTCCTGTTCGGTTAGGATAGGTTTGTTTTGGTAAATATGTTTTCCATGAAGTAAGAATTTTATCTGTCAGAGATTTTAAATTCTCGTGCCATAATTTCGCTTTAGGATGATTCCAGGTCATTAATTCTTCATCTAATTTCAATAACCAAGCCCAGCCGTAAGTACGTTCAAAAGTTGTCGTTAATTGATATTTTGTAAAATAATCTGCTTCGGCCTGTAGATTTTCTTTTGTAAATGAGTGATCTAAAATAGATTCAATGTTTTTCGCAACAGATAAATCAGGCTTTGTTTTTAATAAACGAACTAACATCCAATGTCCGTGTACAGACGAATGCCAATCAAAACAGCCGTAAAAGCTGGGATGCAGATCTTTAGGACCCAAAACAGCTTCTTTTTCATTATTAATAATATGTGCCGTTTTGTTCGGATACTCCTGATTAATGCAGTGCAGAGGTTTTTCTGATAGTTTGACAGCCATTTCATCAGTAAGCTTCGGAGATTCCTGAGCATAAATAAATGATGAAAATATTAATGCAATAAGACATTTTTTCATTTGATAAAAATATTAATTTTAAATTTAAGAGATATACGTTATGTATTTAGCAATAACTTTATGACTTTAACACTTTAAAATATTTAATATATAACAACAATAAAACTTTAAGCATGTTTTTTGATACCACATTGGAAAATTCATTTATGAAAAATATAATTTTCGTTTTATTTTGTATTGTCCTTTTTAACTGTA includes the following:
- a CDS encoding DUF2891 domain-containing protein codes for the protein MKKCLIALIFSSFIYAQESPKLTDEMAVKLSEKPLHCINQEYPNKTAHIINNEKEAVLGPKDLHPSFYGCFDWHSSVHGHWMLVRLLKTKPDLSVAKNIESILDHSFTKENLQAEADYFTKYQLTTTFERTYGWAWLLKLDEELMTWNHPKAKLWHENLKSLTDKILTSWKTYLPKQTYPNRTGVHPNTAFAMVFALDWARAKGDKDFENQLIEKAKYFYLNNIKTPAYLEPDGSDFFSPSLEIADLMRRVLPQKEFEKWLDNFYEKRSLENIEKIPVVSDLSDYQTVHLVGLSFTKAWCMKGIAKSLPDTHPLKKRFLKTATIFLNNGLPLLFQGNYGGDHWLASFAVYALED